The sequence TCAAACAGTATCAGGTAAAGGGTGAAAAAAGCCTTTATGTAGAACTTGAGGAGCAAGGTCTTAAATTGCCTCATGGATGTTTGGCCGGTGCTTGTGGGGCCTGTAAGGTAGAAATCTTAGAGGGAATTTCAAATTTATCTGGTTTGAGTCCCATAGAGCAAGATACTGTTAACGCTATTTGCAAAGAAAAAAATTATAATCCAAATGCTACTCGACTTAGTTGTAGAGCAATCGTCAATGGATCGATCAAACTCAAACCGCTTAAGTAATGACCAAGGCCAGTTAAAATTCATAAAAAATTCAGCTAGACTGTCTAGTTGCTCCATCGTAAAGATAATACAATAATATTTTTTTATTGGAGATTTTATGAAATACATTCTGCTTTCCCTGTGTTTTTTAGCGCAAAGTCATTTTCTTTTTTCAAAAGAAAGTGCCAAGAAAAACTTTATTAGTATGATTAAACAAGGAGTAGATCAAGCTAATGAAAGTATGAAAACCCAATATGAAAGAAGTGGAAATATTAAAAATTATGATAAAACAAAGAGGAAATCCCAAGATTTAACAAATCAAATGGTTAAAAAACTCTCGATGCTTTCAGAAGAAGATTTTGATCAATACCAGAACTACACTACAAATAGTCTCATTGTCTCTATTGGGTCAAAATCCAAGGGTGTGAAAGATTATATTAAACCAGAAAATAAAGAAATTCCTCCAGCGAATAAGGTTAAGGAGTTTACAGAAATCGACAAGATGACATTTAATCTAAGAGCACAGCTTCTGCCTATTATAGAACCAATTAAGGAGCAAAAATTAAAACTAGAAGACAAAAAGAAAGTTGATGAAGAAATGCAATTGTATTTGGATAAGTATATCTATTTCGTATACTCAAAAATGAGTCAAGACGAGCTTAAAGAAATAGTTAAAATCCACAATGAAAGTCCAGGGGCCTTAAGAGTTCAAAAGCTAATGACCGAATATTCTAACAAAATGGGTGAAATTCTCTACGCAGCTTTTGAAGAGAATGCAAAAATAATGGATACTATGCATGCTAAAAACCCACATAAAAATGCACCTTCAGGAGGAAAAGATAATCCACATAATAAAAAATAGTTACAATTTTTTCAACTGGCCTATAATCGAAAAGGCCAGTTGATTGTTTTCAGTCCAAGTTTCTGTAAAGTTCATAAATTTATCTATAATTTTCAGTTCGAGTTTATACCCAGATTCAATATCAAAAAGTAACAGATAATCTTTAGAAATTTTTCCACAATTTTTACCATCAAAGAATAGATTTCCATTAATATTTTTGAGAATTGTATATTCATATTCTGCTTCTATATCGTCACAAATATACCTTCCACCTCTAAAAATAATATTTTGTCCATCTTGGTAAAAACTGAGTTCAATGTTTGTACATTGACCATTTTTATCTTTTAAAAAATAATTACCTTTTCCTGACCAATTACCAGAAAAATCTGCATAAATCTTGAAAGACAAAAAAGACAAAATAAGTATTTTTTTGAAAAGCCGATACATGATAAGTTTTTATAGTATTCTTTTCTTTTTTCTAATAAGAGCATTTATAGCATCAGCACAATCAACTGCGCTGTCCCAAGCAGTATAAATTTGCTTCTTGATACCAGCTCTTAGATCTCCAGCAATGTAAAGATTTTCAATGTTTGTGAGACCCTTATTATCGGTAAGAACAAAACCCCTATCATCTACATCTGCCCCTAATTGCTTGGCCAGTTCATTGTAAACAATCATTCCAAGGGATACAAAAGTAAAATCACTTTCAACAATACTTCCATCCTCAAGTTTATATCCTTTTAAAAGAGACTCCTTCTTATCTCCAAGAATCTCAACTATTTTTTGAGAATAAACTTTAATAGAATATTTACGTATTAATTTGTTAACCTCATCGTCATAAATTGCTTGTTTACCGTTATTAAGTAAAGTTACCGGGACACCATATCTTTCATGTAACATTACTCCTACCCAAACTGATCCAGAATTATGCCCTATAATTGACAAATTTTTACCAATCACATGGTGTCCATCACATCTTAAGCAGTAGTCTACAATTTGGGCATTAGCATACGGAAATATAGGTGAAATTTCACCATTGATCTCAGGTTGGACATCCATCACTCCTGTACAAAGAATGATGTATTCTGTTAAATACTTTTCACCTTTATTATCTTCAAGTTCAAAAAATCCTTCAGAGGTTTTTTGAATTTTCTCAATCCCTAAATTTTTCTTATGGATAAATTTATCTTTGAAATGACTTTCTTGTGCAATCCATTTGTAAACCTCATCATTCGGTTCTTGAATACCTTTTTTATATTGAAAAAGGGAGGGCATATTTTCAACTTTTGTAACCCAAAAAGCTCTTGATTTTTTCTTATGTTTACTTGAACCAGGAAAAAATAGAGTTTCATCAT is a genomic window of Halobacteriovoraceae bacterium containing:
- a CDS encoding (2Fe-2S)-binding protein, which codes for MHTVSIEIDNELKQYQVKGEKSLYVELEEQGLKLPHGCLAGACGACKVEILEGISNLSGLSPIEQDTVNAICKEKNYNPNATRLSCRAIVNGSIKLKPLK
- a CDS encoding NAD(P)/FAD-dependent oxidoreductase, giving the protein MTQKVYPVTVIGGGAAGTQAALRCVLNNDETLFFPGSSKHKKKSRAFWVTKVENMPSLFQYKKGIQEPNDEVYKWIAQESHFKDKFIHKKNLGIEKIQKTSEGFFELEDNKGEKYLTEYIILCTGVMDVQPEINGEISPIFPYANAQIVDYCLRCDGHHVIGKNLSIIGHNSGSVWVGVMLHERYGVPVTLLNNGKQAIYDDEVNKLIRKYSIKVYSQKIVEILGDKKESLLKGYKLEDGSIVESDFTFVSLGMIVYNELAKQLGADVDDRGFVLTDNKGLTNIENLYIAGDLRAGIKKQIYTAWDSAVDCADAINALIRKKKRIL